ATCGCCCCATCTAAGAGACCTTTCATAATCTGATCTGACACTGACATTTTAATCACCTACTATCTTACATAATAAGATAGTACATTGAGAACTTTTCGTCAACTATCTTTTATTGTAAGGTAGTTGTTGTACACATTCCTTAAATGACTAACAACTTTGTTAATAGGGTAATACTTACGGAAGTATATTTTATTTATGGGGGAGGAATTAATAATGACTACAAAAACAGTATTTGATGTCATTGATATGGGGTTAGGATATTTAGTAAATGTGTATGATGCTTGGAAAGTTGAAAAGGTACTTGATGATTATCATAAGCCTTTTTCTAATACCATTCATTGGCAATTTGGTCATGTATTAACAATTTTTGAATCGGCCTTAGCTGTTGCTGGTAAAGAGAATATTGATTTAAATATCTATAGACCTTTATTCGGAAATGGTTCGTCTCCAGATGAATGGAAGGATGAAGTACCGAGTATTGAAAGGATTTTAGAAGGTCTCCAAACTTTACCTGAACGTGCACGAAATCTAACTGAAGATGATTTAGCAATTGAATTGAAACAGCCAATTGTCGGTTGTAATAACTTAGAAGAGTTATTAGTATTAAATGCCATTCACATCCCACTTCATGCTGGTAAAATTGAAGAGATGTCTCGTATATTAAAAAATTTAAAATAAATATGTGCTTATTAACCGTTAACAACACGTTAACGGGTTTTTTATTTGTTTAAAAGGTCACTTTTTTGAATTTAATAAACACCATCTATACCAGTTCTTCACCGATTCTCGAAAAATAATTATATTAATGATTTCGTTAATTTAATTTTATATTTAATTATTACTGTACATCTTTTGTAGTTAGCTTTATTCTTAAATTGAAATATGTATAAAACATAGAAAGAAGGACGTTTTAACATGGAAAACACGGTTAAATATCGTAAGTTTATACTCCCTATCGTTGTAGGTCTCCTTATTTGGGCACTTACACCTTTTAAACCGGATGCTGTGGATCCAACAGCATGGTATATGTTCGCAATATTCGTCGCGACAATCATTGCTTGTATTACACAACCGATGCCAATTGGGGCCGTCTCTATAATTGGATTTACAATCATGGTACTCGTTGGCATTGTTGACATGAAAACGGCTGTCGCTGGTTTTGGTAATAATAGCATTTGGTTAATTGCTATGGCATTTTTCATTTCGAGAGGATTTGTGAAAACAGGTCTTGGTAGACGTATCGCACTTCATTTCGTCAAATTATTTGGTAAAAAAACATTAGGATTAGCATATTCTATCGTCGGTGTAGATTTAATTCTAGCGCCTGCTACACCAAGTAATACCGCGCGTGCTGGTGGAATCATGTTCCCAATTATCAAATCACTTTCTGAATCATTTGGTTCGAAACCGAAAGACGGATCAGCACGCAAAATGGGTGCATTTCTTGTTTTCACAGAATTCCAAGGTAATTTAATTACTGCGGCTATGTTTTTAACTGCAATGGCCGGTAACCCCCTTGCACAAAATTTAGCATCTAGCACATCTAATGTTCACATTACATGGATGAATTGGTTTCTAGCTGCTTTAGTTCCTGGACTTGTTTCCTTAATTGTTGTACCTTTTATTATTTATAAAATTTATCCACCAACTGTTAAAGAAACACCAAATGCTAAGAGTTGGGCTGAAAATGAATTAGCGACTATGGGTAAAATCGCTTTAGCTGAAAAATTTATGATTGGTATTTTTGTCGTTGCGTTAACACTATGGATTGTCGGAAGTTTCATTCATATTGATGCAACTTTAACGGCCTTTATTGCGCTAGCATTGTTATTATTGACAGGCGTCTTAACATGGCAAGACATTTTAAACGAAACAGGTGCTTGGAACACATTAGTATGGTTCTCAGTATTAGTGTTAATGGCCGACCAATTAAACAAGCTTGGATTTATTCCTTGGTTAAGTAAATCCATTGCTACAAGTCTTGGTGGCTTAAGCTGGCCTATAGTCCTGGTCATTTTAATATTGTTCTACTTCTATTCACATTACTTATTTGCAAGTTCTACAGCACATATCAGTGCGATGTATGCAGCATTACTAGGCGTTGCCATCGCAGCCGGTGCACCACCATTATTCAGTGCATTAATGTTAGGTTTCTTCGGTAACCTATTAGCTTCAACAACACACTATAGTAGTGGTCCAGCGCCGATTCTATTCTCTTCAGGTTACGTGACTCAAAAACGTTGGTGGACAATGAACTTAATATTAGGTTTCGTCTACTTTATTATCTGGATTGGTTTAGGATCACTTTGGATGAAAGTAATTGGTATATTTTAAAATATTTAAATTAGCGCTCGAATCTCATTGATTTGGGCGCTTTTTAATTTGTATTTAAAATCAACCTTTGCTAAATCAAGACTCCCTTTTTAAAATACGTTTATCCTTTAAATCATTGCGTGCTTCACTGAAAATTTGTATAAAGATTTAAGTCATTACGTAACATCACATAAAATACATTTCTATACTATTCCGCTTCATTGATTAACATTACGTATGCCCTCATAAATCATCATACAAAAAACACCTTCGTTTAAATTCATTTTAATTGCGAATTCAACGAAAGTGCCTTATTTCATATTTAATGTTTCAAATTTATACGTCTGTCACTGTTACTGCACACATACCTCAGTCTCACCTCATCATGACACAAAGGATATTGAAAACACGTATAATTATCTTTCCTCGTATTTTATAGGGTTTTTGCGACCGGATGTTTCTTCAATTTAATGTATTGAGAAAGACTATATAACACAATACCTGTCCAAATAAATATAAACGTAATTAATTGATCTATACTAAAAGGCTCTTTGAAAACAAATATGCCGAGTACAAACATTATTGTTGGTCCAACGTATTGAATAAATCCTATTAGCGAAAGTGGAATACGTTTTGCCCCGGCTGAGAATAGGATTAGTGGTATTGCCGTAATAGCACCAGAAAATAACAACCAAAATGATGACATGTTCAATCCAAATGACATCTGATGTTGCTGCCATAAATAAATAACGTATATTAGTCCAGCAGGTGCGGTAACAATACATTCAATCGTAATACTGCTGATGGCATCAATATGTACTACTTTTTTCAATAATCCGTATGTACCAAAGGATAACGCTAATATAATAGAGACGATTGGGAATTCTCCAATCTTGAGCGTCATATATAATACACCGATGAATGCGAATAAAATGGCTAGCCATTCAAATTTATTGAATCTTTCTTTTAAAAAGATAAGTGCGAGCAAAATGCTAACAAGTGGATTTATATAATAACCTAAACTTGTTTGTAGGACGTGACCGTTCGTTACAGCCCAAATAAATGTACCCCAATTTAATGTAATGACATAGCCTGCTACGACAATCGCTAATAGCTGAATGGGCTTGCCTAACAATTGATTCATATCTCGTTGAAATGCATTGCGTTGTTTTTGTCCAACCGCGAGTATGAAAATCATGAATATTGCTGAAAATATAATACGAAAGGCTAAAATTTCAAATGCGCCTATTGCATCAACGAACTGCCAATATATAGGTAGTATTCCCCACAGAATGTATGCACTGAGTGCTAAAAATATGCCTTTTTTATACTCTGAATTCACCTTCAAACCTCCTTACTTTCCTAATTTTTAATTTACTGCATACGCTCACTTGGTTATGCTAATATAACGATTTTACTAATAATATTTCGATAAAGATATCATTTTGTTTATATTTCCCACATTTATTCACCAACCACTAAACAATATTAATTTTATAAATAATTCTGTACAAATCAGGGTATATTGCCAGAAAGACTACCATACAACATAAAGGATGGATACAAATGACTTTACCTAAAATTGGAAAGCCTGCAACACGCGCGCTAAATTCACAAGGTATATACACATTAGAAGCAGTATCACAATATACGAAGTCATCTCTAATGGAGATGCATGGCGTTGGTCCTAAAGCTATATCAATATTGGAACAAGCTTTATTTCAGCACCAACTACATTTTAAAACGGAAGTTCAGTCATCATTACCTTTTAAGTTAACAGGAGATGTGTCATGCAATCATGCGCCTAAACGTCAACAAATGATAGATTTTATAGTTGTTACAGCAGCATTAGATATTGAATTATTACGTTCACTGGTTACAACAGAATTTATTTGGTCTGTCCCTGGCCGCTTTGACATATACGGACCTCAAATATTAATTCAAGAACTATCTAATCATTACAATCAGGTTGCTAGTCTCAATATCCATTCCAGCATCACACATGGGTGCTTAGGTTCCATGCATGGTATTGAAATATTAAAAACTGGTAAAGAGATTCATTTTGCTCATTTTTTTGAATTTGAAAATCATAAAAAGGATGCCAAGTTAAGCAAAGTGACATCTTACATTGTTGTTGGTTAATTTATCAAATTATATATATCGCAAAAAATCTTTTGTGGTTACATGTATATTTTTATATAACAAATAATTTGGCATAACATTTTTGTTATATGAACACTTATTACTAGAGTGCCCATTGAACATACAGTATGATTAAATATCATGTTATGAAAGAAGGATATATTTTGACTGTTTTTAAAAATGAGCGCTTAAGCTGGTTACCATACATAGCTATTGTCATTTTGTTACACGTTATTGGGTTTAGTTTTTTATGGATTGCTGGAAAAGACCATCATATCTTATTTGGTATGGGGATTCTTGCATATACATTAGGTTTGCGTCATGCATTTGATGCAGATCACATTGCTGCAATAGATAATACGGTTCGCAAATTATTACAGCAACGCAAAGATCCATCTGGTGTGGGTTTCTATTTTTCAATTGGACATTCATCTGTCGTATTTTTAATGGCTGTTTTTTTAGGGGTATCTGTAAAATGGGCTAAAGATGAATTACCGCATTTCCAAGATATTGGTGGAACGATTGGTACACTAGTTTCAGGTTTCTTTTTAGTGCTTATCGGTGTGTTGAATCTAATTATTTTAATCTCTTTAATTAACTTGTTCGCTAAATTACGTCGTGAACACATTGAAGAAGCTGAAGTCGATGCATTACTTGAATCTAGAGGATTGGTTTCTCGATTTGTAGGACCTTATTTCAAATTAATCACGCGTAGTTGGCACGTATTGCCACTTGGCTTTTTATTTGGACTTGGTTTTGATACAGCTAGTGAAATTGCGTTACTCGCTCTTTCTTCAGGCGCATCACAACAAGCCATTTCATTTATCGGAATCTTATCTTTACCAATTTTATTCGCATCAGGTATGAGTTTATTGGATACATTAGATGGTGTTGTAATGAAGTATGCCTATAATTGGGCATTCTTCAATCCTATTCGCAAAATCTATTACAATATAACGATTACTGCGATATCAGTCATGGCAGCATTAGTGATTGGGATGATTGAATTGCTACAAATTCTTGCTGATAAGTTAGATTTACATGGTGCGTTTTGGGCATTCATTGGTTCGATCGAATTTGATTATTTAGGCTATATTTTAGTTGCATTATTTTTAATTACTTGGCTTATTTCAAGTTTAATTTGGAAGTTTGGTCGCATAGAACACAAATGGTCTAGATAAGGCAACTTGTCTTGCAACTACCTTTGTATTGTTGCATTTTTAGACACCCTGCACACTTCTTCCATTATGCTACGCTCTCAGTAGTCATCTTTAAATCGTTTCTTTTAGAGATGACTTCATTTTGAGAGCGTATTTTTCTATTTAAAATGTATTTATCCAAAATTCAATGCTTTCGAATTTAAAATTTCAGTATTTCTGTTTAAAATTTAATTATAATCTTTAATACAGGAGGCGCTATGCTTATGAATATTGCGAAGTTAGAGAATTATTTACAAATTGATTCATCTCGTTATAATCGACCGAGTATTGAAGCATTAAATTATTATGCAACACGTTTTATGTTAACTGTACCTTTTGAAAATATTGATGTTCAAAATAGTAAGCCGATATCTATAAATATCGATGCACTTTTTAATAAAATTGTTCATGATAAACGTGGTGGTTTTTGTTATGAATTAAATACATTTTTCAAAGCCTATTTACAACAAAAAGGATTTAATCCTGAATTAATGTCAGCTACTATTCACACACCCGGTGGCGGTCGTAGTCTGAACGGTTCACATGCTTCACTTGTTGTTTCTATAAATGATGTATTCTATGTAACTGATGTTGGCTTTGGAGACTTACCTCTACATGCCATTCCTATTACTTCATCTGAGCATACACAACCAATTACTGATATCAGTGGTACATTCCGCGCTATTTTTAACAACGAAGACAAGGATATTTTCTATGTTCAAAAATTCGAAAATGATCATTGGCATACAAAATATGAAGCTGAATTCAAACCTAAACAAATAGAAGATTTTAATAGCAACATCGAATATAATCAAACGCATCCAGATTCAATATTTGTACAGCATTTATTAATTACAATGCCACAATCATTTGGCCGTGCTACAATGTCTGAAAATCATTTAACTTTAACAAGGAATGGTAGCTCAGAAAAATTTGATGTCACTAAAGATAACTATAAACATTTTTTAGAAAAATATTTTGGACTAAATGTAACTATTAATCGTATTGAAAAACAATAATAGTAAAATATAAAAATATGGGCGTATCTTACTTATTGTAGGTAGCGCCCCTTTTTTATGCTTCATAAACACAACAAAAAGGATATGACACAAACTTCATGTCACACCCTTCTTTTGAACCGCTTCATTTTACTTAAGCAAGTGCATCTACAACATAAATGACACCTACGAATACAAATGCAATAGCAATCATCGTCGAAATAAAGACGATACCCATTAATGGATTAAATAATAAAATGACACCGAAAACAATACCTAATAAATTAAAAATCACTGAAATTAGTTTTAAGCTACCACTACCCGAAAACGTAAATAATCCAGAGATAGAACTAAAAATAAACCAAAAAGCAAACATATAAATAAAGAATGCTGAACTTGCGCCAACATTAAAAATAACTAATAGACCAAATAGAATATCTACAATCCCCATAAACAGAATCCAATTTTGGTTACCACCTACTAAAGCTTTTGCTTTTCTACGGTAAACGATTTGAATCACACCGTTAATTAATACAAACAGTCCAATCAACCAGGTAATAGCATAAAAATTTTCAATTGGAAATGTAAAAATAACGACTGCCAACATTAATAATAATACACCCATTATTAAACTAGACCATTTAATACCTTGATTTCCTTTTTCCATAACAATCAATTCCTTTCAAATAAAACCCTCTTTTAATTTTTACAAAAAATTTATTATACAATAATTAAATTCCCTTTTCTCAATTTACACAAACATCATCACTTAGAAAGCACCATTGCTTTTGTCTAATATGTACGATGAATCTGTATCCTCACTCAAAAATCTACTAAGTAGCGATAGCTTTCAACTCTGTAAGGTTCATTCATTGAATTGTAAGTTTAGATAAAGGCTACTACTCCAAACATTATTTAAAATGAAATTAAATACAAAAGGAGTGAGACTATGACGATATTATCAGTGCAACATGTTTCAAAAACATACGGTAAAAAGCACACATTTCAAGCACTTAAAGATATTAACTTTGACATACAAAAAGGCGAATTCGTTGCGATTATGGGGCCTTCTGGATCAGGTAAGACAACCTTATTAAATGTACTAAGTTCAATTGACCAAATTTCTAGCGGTAGCGTGATTGCTAACGGACAAGAGCTTAATAAACTTAATCAAAAAGCACTTGCCAAATTCCGCAAAGAATCATTAGGTTTCATCTTCCAAGATTACAGTATTCTGCCGACATTAACCGTTAAAGAAAACATTATGTTACCTTTATCTGTTCAAAAAATGTCGAAGGCAACAATGGAAGAAAATTATAAAGCGATCACGACAGCATTAGGTATTTATGACCTAGGAAATAAATACCCTAGCGAATTATCTGGTGGTCAACAACAAAGAACTGCAGCAGCGAGAGCATTTGTTCACAAACCACAAATCATATTTGCAGATGAGCCAACAGGCGCACTCGACTCGAAAAGTGCAAATGACCTATTACAACGTTTGGAAGAAATGAATAAATCGTTTGATACAACTATTGTCATGGTTACACATGATCCGGTTGCAGCAAGTTTTGCAGAACGTGTTATCATGCTAAAAGATGGCCAAATTCATACACAACTTTATCAGGAAGGACGTTCTAAACAGGCCTTTTATGAAGACATTGTACATCTTCAATCAGTATTAGGTGGTGTCTCAAATGACATTTAACCATATCGTTTTCAAAAACTTACGACAAAACTTAAAACATTATGCAATGTATTTATTTTCATTATTTTTTAGCATCGTCTTATATTTCAGTTTTACAACCTTACAGTTTACTAAAGGTGTAAATAATGACGACTCGATGGCCATCATTAAGAAAGGTGCTTTAGTCGGATCAATATTTTTATTTATCATTATTGTCATCTTTTTAATGTATGCCAATCATTTATTCGTAAAACGCCGTACACGTGAATTTGCGCTATTTCAGTTGATTGGTTTAACACGACAAAACATTTTGAAAATGTTAGCACTTGAACAAATGATCGTATTTTTAATCACAGGTGTTGTCGGTGTATTATGTGGCATTGCAGGTGCACAATTATTGCTTTCCATAGTATCTAAATTGATGTCGTTATCGATTAACTTATCGATACATTTCGAACCTATGGCCCTTGTTTTAACTATTTTCATGCTAATTATTGCGTATGTACTGATTTTATTTCAAAGTGCTTTATTTCTAAAAAGACGTAGTATCTTATCAATGATGAAAGATTCAATTAAAACTGATGCCACAACTGCTAAAGTAACGACTGCAGAGGTTATTTCAGGCGTATTAGGTATTGCTATGATTGCACTAGGCTATTATATGGCGACAGAAATGTTTGGTACGTTCAAAGCACTAACTATGGCTATGACATCACCGTTTATCATTTTATTTTTAACGGTTGTAGGCGCCTATTTATTCTTCAGAAGTTCCGTGTCACTTATTTTTAAAACATTGAAAAAATCAAAAAATGGACGCGTATCTATTACCGATGTTGTATTCACATCGTCTATTATGTACAGAATGAAGAAAAATGCCATGTCTTTAACTATCATTGCAATTATTTCTGCAGTTACAGTAACTGTATTGTGTTTTGCGGCATTATCTAAATCAAATACAGATCAAACCCTTACATCTATGGCACCAAATGAATTTAACGTGGTCGCTACTCAAGATGCTAAACAATTTGAAACTAAACTAAGCCAACAACAAATTACATTTTCTAAAAATGCTTACGAAACTATTACTGTAGATAATGTTAATGATCAGGTTATTACTTTGGAAAATGGTAGTGATTCAGGTCGCACGAATTCTATTTTAAGTGCAAATAACAAGTTAACAGGCAACAATGCCATCATTACAAATACAAAATCGCTGCCTAACATTATTAATATCCATTTAAACAAAGATTTAGTAGTAAAAGGTACTAAGAATGAAACTTTCCGTGTTACACAAGAAGACAAAGGTAAGGTTTATCCTTTAAATCTAAGCTTCAACTCACCTGTCATCGAAGTAAGTCCTGAAAAGTATCAGCAGTTGAAAACACAAAATAACGTTCATACTTTTTATGGATATGATATTAAACAAACATCACAAAAGGAAAAAGCTCAAGCAATTGCAAAACAGTTTGGAGACAAAGTCATCACGTATGATGAAATGAAAAAAGAGGTCGATGCTACTAACGGTATTCTAATATTTGTTACATCATTTTTAGGATTAGCATTTTTAGTAGCAGCTGGATGTATTATTTATATTAAACAAATGGATGAAACTGAGGATGAACTAAGTAACTTCAGAATATTAAAACGCATAGGCTTTACGCATACAGATATGCTTAAGGGATTATTATTAAAAATTACTTTCAACTTCGGTTTACCATTATTGATTGCTATATTACATGCAGTATTCGCCGCAATAGCATTTATGAAATTGATGGGTAATATTTCCTTCATGCCGGTTATTGTAGTAATTGTTGTATACACCCTCATTTACATTACTTTTGCTTTAATTGCTTTTGTACATTCAAACAAATTGATTAAGAAAACCATTTAACACTTACGATTAAAAGATGCTTCATTAGATATTTTGATTTTAAGCAATGCAGTATAACTATTAATTGATTTAAGAAAAGGAGAGATTGAATCATGAAATTTAGAGAATTAGTAAAACAATCATATGAGGATTTGAAAAATTTGACTGTAACTTGGTATAACGTCATTGCTTTAACAATACTTGTTATTGTATTAAGCTCATTCACAACACCAATGATAGGCATTCCAGCTGGTTTATTAGGTGGCGCCTATTATTTAAAACGTCGTGAAGAAAAAGGTAAATAAATAAGCCTTATGTGCTAAACTCAATATGTATTTCCTACCAAAGAAAACATAAGGAGTTTGGACATCTTGAAGGAGATACTATTGTTGGTCGTCGTCATGGTAGTGCAATCATTACTTTGGTAGAAAGAGTATCCAAGATGATTATCACCTTACGACCCTTAGGTCGTAAGGCAACTGATATAGAAAACGCTCTACACTCAATGTTTTCATCTTTACCTTCTCATATATTTAAATCAATTACTTTTGATTGTGGTAAGGAGTTCTCAAACTGGAAAACATTATGTAACTGTCACGATATATCTATATTTTTTGCTGATCCAGGCACGCCATCACAGCGAGGTTTAAATGAACATTCTAACGGAATACTTAGACGCAGTGGATTAGATAAAGAACTAGATTTCAATTTAGTAACAGACGATCATATCATCAGTGTTGCTCAAAAAATCAATCATCGTCCTAGAAAATCTTTAGGTTATAGAACACCATTGGAAGTATTTATGAGTTTCATCGAAGATGATAAACTTGTCCAGCTTAATTTGACAATCTAAAGATTTATAAAAAAGCCGTTGGTCTCTTCGAAACTACGGCTTTTCTCTGTGCTATAAAATCAGTATGGCGAAGCACAGTGATCATTGAATTCTGACTTTATATAATCAAGAGTATCTTTGGATACACTGATGATATCTATAACAGCATTGCTAATGTAGAATATATTTTCTTGATTATAGAATACAATAAATGGCTCCACTAAACCTTTTTTAATATATAAAGAATAATCAATTAAGTCTTTGTTTTTTATATTTTTAATAGTTGCAATAACATACTTCTCATCGGTAGAATGGATTTCTTCGTACCAGTTAGTAATATTAAAAAAACGACCAATTCTTGTTTTTTCTCTAAATTTAACAGGATATAAGTATTCAGACAAAAATGTACATTTCGTCTTTGATTGGTTATTAAATATAACATTAATAATATTAGAAATTTGCTTTTTATTGAGAACATCAATATCTAAGCGTATCCTATTTTTCTCAGGTGCTTGAAAATAGGGAATTTCATGTTCTAAATCAAAATGTATTTGTTGTGTTTCAAGGTTAATAATCATTTTAATCTCCAATTCTTTTTAGGTTAGCATCGTATGTACCACTTCTTGTTTTCTTGCTACCTAAATTCTTAATACTGCTTGCACCTTTTCATTTTATCTTCTCATATATTTAAATCAATTACTTTTGATTGTGGTAAGGAGTTCTCAAACTGGAAAACAATATGTAACTGTCACGATATATCTATATTTTTTGCTGATCCAGGCACGCCATCACAGCGAGGTTTAAATGAACATTCTAACGGAATAATTAGACGCAGTGGATTAGATAAAGAACTAGATTTCAATTTAGTAACGGATGATCATATCATCAGTGTTGCTCAAAAAATCAATCATCATCCTAGAAAATCTTTAGGTTATAGAACACCATTGGAAGTATTTATGAGTTTCATCGAAGATGATAAACTTGTCCAGCTTAATTTGACAATCTAAAGATTTATAAAAAAGGAGAGATTGAATCATGAAATTTAGAGAATTAGTAAAACAATCATATGAGGATTTGAAAAATTTGACTGTAACTTGGTATAACGTCATTGCTTTAACAATACTTGTTATTGTATTAAGCTCATTCACAACACCAATGATAGGCATTCCAGCTGGTTTATTAGGTGGCTCTTATTATTTAAAACGTCGTGAAGAAAAAGGCAAGTAAGCACATTCCATCGGTATAGAACATTGCTATGACCTTTCAAGTCAGATTTTAATATCAACAAGTAGCGTTTATCGCTGCTTGTTTTTTATGGATTGCTTATAAAATCATCATGTTTAAACGATATGTCACTTTGAAAACTAGCAAACACCATAAAAGACTACAATTTTTTTATTTTTATAAACCCCTTTAAATCAACGTTTCTAAGGTTTTTAAAAATCTTTTTTAATTTATTTTCAAAAAACACTGTACATTATGCCAATATGAGCGTATAGTTGGTCTTACGTAATAAAAGCTCGTGAATTAAATTGTAGTGTATTTGTTTAGAATATCCTCTTTTTTAGTTATGAATTTGTTACAAATATTAAGTGCAAAAGCACACGGAGGTTTTCTATATGAATAACGGTACAGTAAAATGGTTTAACGCAGAAAAAGGTTTTGGTTTCATCGAACAAGAAAATGGCGGAGACGTATTCGTACATTTCTCAGGTATCGCTAGCGATGGCTACAAAACTTTAGAAGAAGGTCAAAAAGTTACTTTCGAAATCACTGAAGGTCAACGTGGAGACCAAGCAGTTAACGTACAAACTGTTTAATCTTACAACATAAAACGACTCATTATAAATGAATCGCTTTGATTACCAACAAGGTTCTAAATCTTGTTGGTATTTTTTTATGCTATTTTGGATAATATAAATAATATGAGACGATACCACGATGATTTATAAAAACTTATTTGCCAAATACACACTAAGGAAAATTATGAGGCTGAGTATACCAATTACTGATATAATAGAAAGCGCATTTGTCATCGTATTTCTAGCTTTAGTCGTTTGTACTTCACTAGGATCTTTTCCATTCATAAAAGCAACAATTCGATCGTAGTTGTCCATTTTATGCACTTTTTTTAAATCTTCTATTTTCATAGATGCA
The genomic region above belongs to Staphylococcus aureus and contains:
- the vraD gene encoding peptide resistance ABC transporter ATP-binding subunit VraD, which produces MTILSVQHVSKTYGKKHTFQALKDINFDIQKGEFVAIMGPSGSGKTTLLNVLSSIDQISSGSVIANGQELNKLNQKALAKFRKESLGFIFQDYSILPTLTVKENIMLPLSVQKMSKATMEENYKAITTALGIYDLGNKYPSELSGGQQQRTAAARAFVHKPQIIFADEPTGALDSKSANDLLQRLEEMNKSFDTTIVMVTHDPVAASFAERVIMLKDGQIHTQLYQEGRSKQAFYEDIVHLQSVLGGVSNDI
- a CDS encoding anion permease, producing the protein MENTVKYRKFILPIVVGLLIWALTPFKPDAVDPTAWYMFAIFVATIIACITQPMPIGAVSIIGFTIMVLVGIVDMKTAVAGFGNNSIWLIAMAFFISRGFVKTGLGRRIALHFVKLFGKKTLGLAYSIVGVDLILAPATPSNTARAGGIMFPIIKSLSESFGSKPKDGSARKMGAFLVFTEFQGNLITAAMFLTAMAGNPLAQNLASSTSNVHITWMNWFLAALVPGLVSLIVVPFIIYKIYPPTVKETPNAKSWAENELATMGKIALAEKFMIGIFVVALTLWIVGSFIHIDATLTAFIALALLLLTGVLTWQDILNETGAWNTLVWFSVLVLMADQLNKLGFIPWLSKSIATSLGGLSWPIVLVILILFYFYSHYLFASSTAHISAMYAALLGVAIAAGAPPLFSALMLGFFGNLLASTTHYSSGPAPILFSSGYVTQKRWWTMNLILGFVYFIIWIGLGSLWMKVIGIF
- a CDS encoding HoxN/HupN/NixA family nickel/cobalt transporter; protein product: MTVFKNERLSWLPYIAIVILLHVIGFSFLWIAGKDHHILFGMGILAYTLGLRHAFDADHIAAIDNTVRKLLQQRKDPSGVGFYFSIGHSSVVFLMAVFLGVSVKWAKDELPHFQDIGGTIGTLVSGFFLVLIGVLNLIILISLINLFAKLRREHIEEAEVDALLESRGLVSRFVGPYFKLITRSWHVLPLGFLFGLGFDTASEIALLALSSGASQQAISFIGILSLPILFASGMSLLDTLDGVVMKYAYNWAFFNPIRKIYYNITITAISVMAALVIGMIELLQILADKLDLHGAFWAFIGSIEFDYLGYILVALFLITWLISSLIWKFGRIEHKWSR
- a CDS encoding HdeD family acid-resistance protein — translated: MEKGNQGIKWSSLIMGVLLLMLAVVIFTFPIENFYAITWLIGLFVLINGVIQIVYRRKAKALVGGNQNWILFMGIVDILFGLLVIFNVGASSAFFIYMFAFWFIFSSISGLFTFSGSGSLKLISVIFNLLGIVFGVILLFNPLMGIVFISTMIAIAFVFVGVIYVVDALA
- a CDS encoding DNA-binding protein, which produces MTLPKIGKPATRALNSQGIYTLEAVSQYTKSSLMEMHGVGPKAISILEQALFQHQLHFKTEVQSSLPFKLTGDVSCNHAPKRQQMIDFIVVTAALDIELLRSLVTTEFIWSVPGRFDIYGPQILIQELSNHYNQVASLNIHSSITHGCLGSMHGIEILKTGKEIHFAHFFEFENHKKDAKLSKVTSYIVVG
- a CDS encoding arylamine N-acetyltransferase, translating into MNIAKLENYLQIDSSRYNRPSIEALNYYATRFMLTVPFENIDVQNSKPISINIDALFNKIVHDKRGGFCYELNTFFKAYLQQKGFNPELMSATIHTPGGGRSLNGSHASLVVSINDVFYVTDVGFGDLPLHAIPITSSEHTQPITDISGTFRAIFNNEDKDIFYVQKFENDHWHTKYEAEFKPKQIEDFNSNIEYNQTHPDSIFVQHLLITMPQSFGRATMSENHLTLTRNGSSEKFDVTKDNYKHFLEKYFGLNVTINRIEKQ
- the bstA gene encoding bacillithiol transferase BstA — its product is MTTKTVFDVIDMGLGYLVNVYDAWKVEKVLDDYHKPFSNTIHWQFGHVLTIFESALAVAGKENIDLNIYRPLFGNGSSPDEWKDEVPSIERILEGLQTLPERARNLTEDDLAIELKQPIVGCNNLEELLVLNAIHIPLHAGKIEEMSRILKNLK
- the rarD gene encoding EamA family transporter RarD, which encodes MNSEYKKGIFLALSAYILWGILPIYWQFVDAIGAFEILAFRIIFSAIFMIFILAVGQKQRNAFQRDMNQLLGKPIQLLAIVVAGYVITLNWGTFIWAVTNGHVLQTSLGYYINPLVSILLALIFLKERFNKFEWLAILFAFIGVLYMTLKIGEFPIVSIILALSFGTYGLLKKVVHIDAISSITIECIVTAPAGLIYVIYLWQQHQMSFGLNMSSFWLLFSGAITAIPLILFSAGAKRIPLSLIGFIQYVGPTIMFVLGIFVFKEPFSIDQLITFIFIWTGIVLYSLSQYIKLKKHPVAKTL